One genomic segment of Virgibacillus doumboii includes these proteins:
- a CDS encoding MurR/RpiR family transcriptional regulator, with product MQDMIFDISPEKYNTLSESERYLLKYIYDHLNEISKMSIVNLSDRANVSTATIVRLMKKIGYDGYTSFKYSIREKLSDPEDHTELEDIDRKIKQAIIKNEHEVVKTIQMQSIGMIEDAIQKIRDAEKIYIFARGFSEMIASEMTTKLQLLEKSCEMHNDPNIIRLKSKKLKEKELGIFVSLSGETKELVEACKNLRINNIGTITLTAKMDSSLANMSEITFLGYKDSHSYFPDYEVRSRLPLQVISRILLDAYVIRTQ from the coding sequence ATGCAAGACATGATATTTGATATTTCGCCTGAAAAATACAACACTCTAAGTGAGTCAGAACGATATTTATTAAAGTATATATATGATCATTTAAATGAAATATCCAAAATGTCTATTGTAAACCTAAGTGATAGGGCAAATGTTTCAACAGCTACTATAGTTCGCTTGATGAAAAAGATTGGTTATGATGGTTATACCTCTTTCAAATATAGTATTCGGGAAAAATTATCTGATCCTGAAGATCATACGGAATTAGAGGATATTGATCGAAAAATTAAACAAGCAATTATAAAAAATGAACATGAGGTGGTTAAAACCATACAAATGCAATCGATTGGTATGATTGAAGATGCAATCCAAAAAATTCGTGATGCAGAAAAAATATATATTTTTGCACGTGGTTTTTCTGAAATGATAGCATCTGAGATGACTACTAAACTTCAATTATTAGAAAAAAGTTGTGAGATGCACAATGACCCAAATATCATTCGATTGAAATCCAAAAAATTAAAGGAGAAGGAATTAGGCATTTTTGTATCTTTAAGTGGGGAAACAAAGGAACTCGTGGAGGCTTGTAAGAATTTACGCATCAATAATATTGGTACCATAACACTTACAGCTAAAATGGATTCTAGTCTTGCTAATATGTCAGAAATAACTTTTTTGGGTTATAAAGATTCCCATTCCTATTTCCCGGATTACGAAGTTCGCTCCAGGCTTCCTTTACAGGTAATTTCAAGAATCTTATTAGATGCTTATGTTATCCGTACACAATAA
- the pfkB gene encoding 1-phosphofructokinase, which yields MIYTCTLNPAIDLFVATKDFQPDKVNRTFDEDYQANGKGINVSIILKKLGVDSTALGFIAGFTGTYINDELKKLDIETEFVEIDGITRVNIFVHNIDQEYKIVNRGPKVEKKSILQMLQKIKELPDQSMLFVSGSLPQGVDESIYEEISKISQQKDIDLVLDISSNKLLNCLPYHPYLIKPNKEELAQFYNKEELSDDEVVELGYDLLNKGARRVLVSLGEEGAIYIDESHLLKVSSVKGNVVNSACAGDTMLAMFIQKVQAGFTIEKALIYASAAGASTAFSKGLSDLSDIDELVNKIHIDNLKGGIENGSN from the coding sequence ATGATATACACTTGTACATTAAATCCAGCAATTGATTTATTTGTTGCAACTAAAGATTTTCAACCAGATAAAGTGAATCGAACCTTTGATGAAGACTACCAGGCGAATGGAAAAGGCATTAATGTTTCCATCATACTGAAAAAGTTGGGTGTGGATAGTACTGCTCTTGGGTTTATAGCTGGATTTACTGGTACCTATATTAACGATGAACTAAAGAAATTAGACATAGAAACTGAATTTGTAGAAATAGATGGAATTACTAGAGTAAATATATTTGTTCATAATATTGATCAAGAATATAAAATAGTTAATAGAGGACCTAAGGTGGAAAAAAAGAGCATTCTTCAAATGTTACAAAAAATAAAGGAATTACCTGATCAATCGATGTTATTTGTATCGGGGAGTTTACCGCAGGGAGTCGACGAATCAATATATGAAGAAATCTCTAAAATTTCACAGCAAAAAGATATAGATTTGGTTTTGGATATTAGTTCAAATAAACTCTTAAACTGCTTGCCTTATCATCCATACCTGATTAAGCCAAATAAGGAGGAGCTTGCTCAGTTTTATAATAAGGAAGAATTATCGGACGATGAGGTAGTTGAATTAGGGTATGATTTACTGAATAAAGGTGCACGACGAGTATTAGTTAGCTTGGGAGAAGAAGGGGCTATTTATATTGATGAAAGTCATCTATTAAAAGTATCTTCCGTAAAAGGAAATGTTGTTAATTCTGCCTGTGCAGGAGATACGATGCTAGCCATGTTCATACAAAAGGTACAAGCAGGTTTTACAATTGAGAAAGCTTTAATCTATGCGTCAGCAGCAGGAGCTTCTACAGCATTTTCTAAGGGTCTTAGTGACCTAAGTGATATTGATGAGTTAGTTAATAAAATTCATATAGATAACTTAAAAGGAGGAATTGAAAATGGGTCAAATTAA
- a CDS encoding PTS fructose transporter subunit IIC, which produces MGQIKIVGATGCPTGIAHTFMAEEALRKAAEKLGVDIKVETHGQVGVENQLTKEDIQKADGVIIAADKDVNAGRFAGKPTVDVSVGQGIKDAEKLIQQIIDGKALPYKGSGNSNTSSENSEEESSGGGSKVGRAIYKHLMNGVSHMLPFVVGGGVLIALSFLFGIHSANPDHESYNEFAAFLNKTGSVAFGLMVPILAAFIAQSIAQRPGLVAGFVGGVIANDGGAGFLGGILAGFIAGYIIVLLIKLFKGLPQSLEGLKAIFLYPLFGIFLTGAVMYIAVEPMTAINEGMMSFLSNFQNSNPILLGLIVGCMSAFDMGGPVNKAAYLTGTALLSDGNFYFMAGVSAACIAPPLITAFATVFFRKYFNEQEKNAGILNFILGSTHITEGAIPFAAKNPIVVIPILMIGSSISAILTYMFNVQVPAPHGGFLVLPVVTNAILWVVAILIGSLVAAFIYGSYMKRSYLKNEKRVDDAA; this is translated from the coding sequence ATGGGTCAAATTAAGATTGTAGGAGCCACAGGTTGTCCAACAGGAATAGCCCATACTTTTATGGCTGAAGAGGCTTTAAGGAAAGCTGCCGAAAAATTAGGAGTAGATATTAAAGTCGAGACGCATGGTCAAGTGGGTGTTGAAAACCAGTTGACAAAAGAAGACATTCAAAAAGCAGATGGTGTCATTATCGCAGCTGATAAAGATGTTAATGCTGGCAGGTTTGCGGGTAAGCCTACGGTGGATGTTTCTGTAGGACAAGGAATAAAAGATGCTGAAAAGTTAATCCAGCAAATAATTGATGGTAAAGCACTTCCATATAAAGGTAGTGGTAACAGTAATACAAGTTCTGAAAACAGTGAGGAAGAGTCATCTGGAGGAGGTTCTAAAGTCGGACGTGCAATTTATAAACACTTAATGAATGGTGTTTCACACATGCTGCCTTTTGTTGTTGGTGGGGGTGTTCTAATTGCACTTTCATTCCTATTTGGTATTCATTCAGCAAACCCTGATCATGAGTCCTATAATGAATTTGCTGCTTTTCTAAATAAAACAGGAAGTGTCGCCTTTGGACTAATGGTACCTATTTTAGCGGCATTTATTGCCCAATCTATTGCTCAAAGACCAGGATTAGTTGCCGGGTTTGTCGGGGGTGTGATTGCCAACGATGGTGGAGCTGGATTTTTAGGCGGAATTTTAGCCGGTTTCATTGCTGGTTATATTATTGTATTACTCATAAAGTTATTTAAAGGTTTACCTCAATCATTAGAAGGATTAAAAGCAATTTTCCTGTATCCTCTATTTGGAATCTTTTTAACTGGAGCTGTTATGTATATCGCTGTTGAACCAATGACAGCTATCAATGAAGGCATGATGTCATTCTTATCTAACTTCCAAAACTCGAATCCTATTCTTTTAGGATTAATTGTAGGGTGTATGAGTGCTTTTGACATGGGAGGCCCCGTTAATAAGGCAGCTTATTTAACAGGTACTGCATTATTATCTGATGGTAATTTTTATTTCATGGCAGGTGTCTCAGCAGCTTGTATTGCACCACCATTAATCACTGCTTTTGCAACCGTATTCTTTAGAAAGTATTTTAATGAGCAAGAAAAAAATGCGGGTATTTTAAACTTTATTTTAGGGTCGACTCATATCACGGAAGGTGCCATACCATTTGCAGCTAAGAACCCTATTGTTGTGATTCCGATCTTAATGATTGGTTCATCTATTTCTGCAATCTTGACTTATATGTTTAATGTACAAGTACCGGCACCACATGGAGGATTTTTAGTATTACCAGTTGTTACTAATGCGATTCTTTGGGTTGTTGCAATATTAATTGGTTCTCTTGTTGCGGCATTCATATATGGATCCTACATGAAACGTTCTTATCTAAAAAATGAAAAGAGGGTTGACGATGCAGCATAA
- a CDS encoding PTS sugar transporter subunit IIA, producing MQHNQVITKDLIEYKTELSSKEEIFEKIASLAIEQGIANDKEAIIKGLFKREEESTTGFFDGFAIPHTKQSSITEAGIVILVNDKGIEWDSMDGQPAHFFISLLIPDQEAGSTHLKMLSTISKMLMDEDVRMELSNAKSSGAIYDIINNFLNENMD from the coding sequence ATGCAGCATAATCAAGTAATAACAAAAGATTTAATTGAATACAAAACAGAATTAAGTTCAAAAGAAGAAATTTTTGAAAAGATTGCATCCCTTGCTATAGAGCAAGGGATTGCAAATGATAAAGAAGCTATAATAAAAGGACTATTTAAGCGTGAAGAGGAGAGTACCACGGGTTTCTTTGATGGGTTTGCAATTCCGCATACGAAACAGTCCTCTATAACTGAGGCTGGAATTGTGATTTTAGTAAATGATAAGGGGATTGAGTGGGACTCTATGGACGGACAACCAGCTCACTTTTTCATTTCTTTACTCATACCTGATCAAGAAGCTGGTTCAACACATTTGAAAATGTTATCCACTATCTCAAAAATGCTTATGGATGAAGACGTCCGAATGGAACTGTCAAATGCGAAAAGTTCTGGGGCAATCTATGACATTATAAATAACTTCTTGAATGAAAATATGGATTAG
- a CDS encoding Cof-type HAD-IIB family hydrolase, with translation MSIIAIDLDGTLINSNHKVSEENIAAIKQAQKLGHEVVIATGRAHFDVQKILSGIGLSLYTIGANGATIHSPSGTNILSVTMPEQQTRSIIEWLDQEEFYYELFCESGIYTPKEGKEILQAELNALEEKSSSSELDNMKLAYEKQIGQYGFVFMESYEKVFEDRQKVHNILAFSFNDKKRKKGQDKFAESKNLTLVSSSKYNFELEHFNASKGKALRYLAKVLNMNMDHSMAIGDSENDISMFKVVSNSFAMENADRNVQSHARYLAPSQDDHGVAKAIGQFLD, from the coding sequence ATGAGTATAATTGCCATTGATTTGGACGGCACATTAATTAATAGTAACCATAAAGTCAGTGAAGAGAATATAGCAGCAATTAAACAAGCACAAAAGTTAGGACATGAAGTAGTGATTGCAACAGGTCGAGCACATTTTGATGTGCAAAAGATTTTAAGTGGAATAGGATTATCTTTATATACGATTGGGGCAAATGGTGCTACCATACATTCTCCATCTGGAACTAATATTCTTTCTGTTACTATGCCAGAACAACAAACAAGAAGTATTATTGAATGGTTGGATCAAGAAGAATTTTATTATGAACTTTTTTGTGAAAGCGGGATATATACGCCCAAGGAAGGTAAGGAAATTCTTCAGGCAGAATTGAATGCATTAGAAGAAAAAAGTTCATCATCTGAGCTAGATAACATGAAATTGGCATATGAAAAACAAATAGGTCAATATGGTTTTGTTTTTATGGAAAGCTATGAGAAAGTATTCGAGGACAGACAGAAGGTTCATAATATATTGGCCTTTTCATTTAATGACAAGAAGCGAAAAAAAGGGCAGGATAAATTTGCGGAATCAAAAAATTTAACCCTTGTTTCCTCGTCAAAATATAATTTTGAACTAGAGCATTTCAATGCTTCAAAAGGGAAAGCACTACGTTACTTGGCTAAGGTTTTAAATATGAATATGGATCATTCGATGGCAATTGGTGACAGCGAAAATGACATTTCGATGTTTAAAGTGGTCTCGAATAGTTTTGCTATGGAGAACGCCGATAGGAATGTTCAGAGTCATGCAAGATATTTAGCTCCCAGTCAAGATGATCATGGGGTAGCGAAAGCAATCGGACAATTTTTAGATTAG
- a CDS encoding tagatose 1,6-diphosphate aldolase: protein MKLTPGKKRGLEAISNQNNVVLATAMDQRGSLGKMIRSYNETISYEEGLTRFKEGVSEILGNQSSSLLLDPEYGWQGAEKLEESIGLIMAYEKTGYDASEKGRLPNLVDFYAVQDLVKRGTDAIKLLIYYDTDEEEKYNDIKKAFIKRVGDECKQNDVLFILEPVSYSAVNLDSKGEEFAKRKPQIVEYFMEEFSKEEYSIDLLKVEVPVQIFNIEGNEQYDNYTPIFTQEEAREYYRRCSKKSKLPFIYLSGGVTNEQFIDTLHFAKDSGSRFNGCLCGRAIWKDGVQAFAKDGKDDYYKWLKSTGLRNLEKVTKAIEETATPWDEIVE from the coding sequence GTGAAATTAACTCCCGGTAAAAAAAGAGGGTTAGAAGCGATATCCAATCAAAATAATGTGGTCTTGGCAACTGCTATGGATCAAAGAGGTTCTCTAGGAAAAATGATTAGATCATATAATGAAACGATATCTTATGAAGAAGGTCTAACCAGATTCAAAGAAGGGGTTAGCGAGATTCTGGGTAATCAATCTTCTTCCCTATTATTAGATCCAGAATATGGGTGGCAAGGTGCAGAAAAACTAGAAGAATCAATTGGCCTCATTATGGCGTATGAGAAAACAGGTTATGACGCATCAGAAAAAGGTCGGCTTCCCAATTTGGTAGATTTTTATGCTGTGCAGGATCTCGTGAAGCGTGGAACAGATGCAATTAAATTATTGATTTATTATGATACAGATGAAGAAGAAAAATATAATGATATCAAGAAAGCATTTATTAAGCGTGTAGGGGATGAATGTAAACAAAATGATGTACTGTTTATTCTGGAGCCCGTATCCTACAGTGCAGTTAACCTGGATTCAAAAGGTGAGGAATTTGCAAAAAGAAAGCCTCAGATCGTTGAATATTTTATGGAGGAATTTTCAAAAGAAGAATACAGTATTGACCTATTGAAAGTTGAGGTCCCTGTACAAATTTTTAATATAGAAGGTAATGAACAATATGATAATTATACCCCTATTTTTACACAAGAAGAGGCACGGGAATACTACAGAAGATGCTCTAAAAAAAGTAAGCTTCCATTCATTTATTTAAGCGGTGGAGTAACTAATGAACAGTTTATTGATACACTACATTTTGCAAAAGATTCCGGTTCCAGATTTAATGGTTGCCTCTGCGGAAGAGCAATATGGAAAGATGGCGTTCAAGCTTTTGCTAAGGATGGCAAAGATGACTATTATAAATGGTTAAAATCGACAGGCTTAAGGAACTTAGAGAAGGTTACGAAAGCCATTGAGGAGACGGCGACTCCATGGGATGAAATAGTGGAATAA
- a CDS encoding histidine phosphatase family protein, with protein sequence MTTITFVRHGNTHWNREKRSQGHSNNPLNEIGIKQANAVAKRLAKEEWDMVISSDLLRAKETLNIIVEQIKTPKILFDQRLREIDRGQISGTIEEERVQKWGENWRTLDLGEESKDSVRKRGLEFVEDMARQYAGKNLLVVSHGILIGETLKGMFQDETKGVNLENTSVTKVELRRNTWECSVYNCAVHLQKQELSDIKQ encoded by the coding sequence ATGACAACGATTACTTTTGTAAGGCATGGAAATACGCATTGGAATAGGGAGAAACGGTCACAGGGTCATTCAAATAATCCATTAAATGAAATAGGCATAAAACAAGCAAATGCAGTTGCTAAACGTTTGGCTAAAGAGGAATGGGATATGGTTATTTCCAGTGATCTTCTCCGTGCCAAAGAGACATTGAATATCATAGTTGAGCAAATAAAAACACCGAAAATATTGTTTGATCAACGCTTAAGAGAAATTGATCGAGGACAAATATCTGGGACTATAGAGGAAGAGCGAGTTCAAAAGTGGGGTGAAAATTGGCGCACTCTGGATCTTGGTGAAGAAAGCAAAGATTCCGTTCGTAAAAGAGGTTTGGAATTCGTTGAAGATATGGCAAGACAATATGCAGGTAAAAATTTGCTAGTGGTCAGTCATGGAATATTGATTGGTGAAACGTTAAAAGGGATGTTTCAAGATGAAACAAAAGGTGTAAACCTGGAAAATACATCTGTGACAAAGGTTGAACTGCGCAGAAATACATGGGAATGTTCGGTTTATAATTGTGCAGTTCATTTGCAAAAGCAAGAACTGTCAGATATAAAACAGTGA
- a CDS encoding endonuclease/exonuclease/phosphatase family protein: MKIMQYNILDGCRDQERYGRLSNWLKMQDCDVVGFNELNDWTSGEFDEEMKKIGFSYSYLFEAELSPYYVGIAAKDPIEVIGCVEDEPIYHGLLQVRIKGIHFLISHLTPFESKSREKETEYIADCVRSITEPVVVMGDFNTLSPHDAAFYKEMNTVEKIKRNSTQKRTHLVSGHINYKPMENLLDTGLYDVSDLDAFSYSFPTKIKGELTEPSYLRIDYILVNEKLLTYRPKVSIINDSDVEMLSDHYPVCCILDS; encoded by the coding sequence ATGAAGATCATGCAATATAATATTCTGGATGGTTGCAGAGATCAGGAGCGATACGGACGATTAAGTAATTGGTTGAAGATGCAAGATTGTGATGTAGTTGGCTTTAATGAGTTGAACGATTGGACATCCGGTGAATTCGATGAGGAAATGAAAAAAATAGGTTTCTCTTACAGTTATTTATTTGAGGCGGAACTCAGCCCGTATTATGTCGGAATTGCGGCAAAGGACCCGATTGAGGTTATTGGATGTGTGGAAGATGAACCTATTTACCACGGTTTACTGCAAGTTAGGATTAAGGGTATTCATTTTTTAATCAGCCATCTCACTCCGTTTGAATCAAAAAGCAGAGAGAAAGAGACGGAATATATTGCTGACTGTGTTCGCAGTATAACGGAGCCGGTTGTAGTTATGGGGGATTTCAATACGCTTTCCCCGCATGATGCAGCCTTTTACAAGGAAATGAATACTGTAGAGAAAATTAAGCGGAACAGTACACAAAAACGTACTCATCTTGTAAGTGGACATATCAATTATAAACCGATGGAAAACTTATTAGATACGGGGTTATATGATGTGTCTGATTTGGATGCGTTTTCCTACTCCTTTCCTACAAAAATTAAAGGTGAGCTAACAGAACCATCCTATCTGCGCATTGATTATATACTTGTCAATGAAAAATTACTTACCTATCGTCCTAAAGTATCTATAATAAATGATAGTGACGTTGAAATGTTGTCAGATCATTATCCTGTTTGCTGCATATTAGACAGTTAA
- a CDS encoding ABC transporter substrate-binding protein, which translates to MWTASLSGEPFDSYFADIEKEFEEMHPDVDVKIQDIPQSEIEAKVLTSLTSDEVPDLVNLAPRYTINIASQGGLLDLTDYISEDTKNKYLEGAFNSGYFEEKLYSLPWYLTTTVSWYNNNHFQKAGIEETPSSMQEVYETAQAVTEETGEPSFYQVINEGGVVLNKMVTLANGNPIVEDGKTSLEDNEKILEYFELTQKMYQEGLMPKENAEGSFSTAQELYMAGNVSFLETGVTFLGPIESGAPDIYKASKAGPPLNDPEAPMNVAVMNFSIPAKTKNPEAAVELAKFVTNAENQLEFAELAGTVLPSTKKSLEDDYFQNPGDSPKALGMLEASKSLERAKVLIPPFDNTSEIREITKMTFVKNLQGDITPEEAIQELTEKWDASFEEAGAKPTF; encoded by the coding sequence ATGTGGACTGCATCACTGTCCGGGGAGCCATTTGACAGTTACTTTGCCGACATTGAGAAAGAGTTTGAGGAAATGCATCCGGATGTTGACGTAAAAATCCAGGACATTCCACAAAGTGAAATTGAAGCAAAAGTGCTTACTTCGCTTACCAGTGATGAAGTTCCAGATCTTGTCAACCTGGCACCTCGTTATACGATTAACATTGCATCCCAAGGGGGCTTGTTGGATTTAACCGATTACATTAGTGAAGATACGAAGAATAAGTATTTGGAAGGGGCATTTAATTCAGGATATTTTGAAGAAAAACTGTACTCTTTGCCATGGTATTTAACTACTACTGTAAGTTGGTACAATAACAACCATTTTCAAAAAGCCGGCATTGAAGAAACACCTTCCAGTATGCAAGAAGTCTATGAAACTGCACAGGCTGTTACTGAAGAAACCGGTGAACCTTCCTTTTACCAGGTTATCAATGAAGGCGGTGTTGTTTTAAATAAAATGGTAACGCTTGCAAATGGCAATCCTATTGTTGAGGATGGAAAAACATCACTGGAGGATAATGAAAAAATTCTTGAATACTTTGAACTTACACAGAAGATGTATCAAGAAGGATTAATGCCTAAGGAGAATGCAGAGGGCTCATTTTCAACAGCGCAGGAACTTTACATGGCCGGTAATGTTTCATTTCTTGAAACCGGGGTTACTTTCCTCGGACCAATCGAATCAGGTGCGCCTGATATATATAAAGCGTCAAAGGCAGGTCCTCCTTTAAATGATCCGGAAGCGCCAATGAATGTAGCCGTTATGAACTTCTCCATCCCGGCTAAAACTAAAAACCCGGAAGCGGCAGTAGAACTTGCTAAATTTGTGACTAATGCAGAAAATCAGCTTGAGTTTGCAGAACTTGCAGGCACTGTACTTCCATCAACAAAAAAATCATTAGAAGATGATTATTTCCAAAACCCGGGTGATTCACCAAAGGCATTGGGAATGTTGGAGGCGTCCAAATCCTTGGAGCGTGCTAAAGTATTGATTCCGCCTTTTGACAATACTTCCGAAATCCGTGAAATCACAAAAATGACTTTTGTAAAAAATCTTCAAGGAGACATTACTCCTGAAGAAGCAATACAGGAGTTAACGGAAAAATGGGATGCATCATTTGAAGAAGCAGGTGCAAAACCAACATTTTAA